A window from Bremerella sp. JC817 encodes these proteins:
- a CDS encoding lysophospholipid acyltransferase family protein — protein sequence MALLNLVAAYLFAAMLWLLFRTLKITILTESPGTSPYQLDCPDRFLYAVWHDSMVLPVFGGRHRFTTALTSLHRDGSFVANVLRSRQIRTVRGSTRRISMVAIRELVETLAGRHLVITPDGPRGPNRTMSSGIVFLASRTGREIVPTGVACSNCWRWKGTWSSLLVPKPFSSIVIMAGEPIAVPSGLKKSELTPFVAKIQEAMDQLDQSAKASIEGKKQHGDAARINADSNGVS from the coding sequence TTGGCCCTTTTGAATCTGGTGGCGGCATATCTCTTTGCCGCGATGCTCTGGTTGCTGTTTCGGACGCTGAAGATCACCATCCTCACGGAATCGCCAGGCACCAGTCCTTATCAACTCGATTGCCCCGACCGATTCTTGTACGCCGTCTGGCACGACTCGATGGTGTTGCCGGTCTTCGGTGGTCGCCATCGCTTTACAACCGCGCTGACCAGCTTGCATCGCGATGGCTCGTTCGTAGCCAATGTGCTGCGAAGCCGGCAGATCCGAACCGTGCGCGGGTCGACGCGACGCATCAGCATGGTTGCCATTCGCGAGTTGGTCGAAACCCTGGCGGGCCGTCACCTGGTGATTACCCCGGATGGCCCACGCGGACCGAATCGAACGATGAGTTCAGGTATCGTGTTCCTGGCATCTCGGACTGGGCGCGAGATCGTTCCCACAGGCGTCGCGTGTTCAAATTGCTGGCGTTGGAAGGGAACCTGGTCTTCCCTGTTGGTCCCCAAGCCGTTCTCGAGCATCGTCATCATGGCAGGGGAGCCGATTGCTGTGCCATCTGGCCTGAAGAAGTCGGAGCTAACGCCGTTTGTAGCCAAGATTCAGGAAGCGATGGACCAACTCGACCAGAGTGCCAAGGCATCGATCGAAGGAAAAAAGCAGCATGGAGACGCAGCACGAATTAACGCTGATTCTAATGGCGTTTCATGA
- a CDS encoding DUF1559 domain-containing protein, whose translation MSLPTFRRSGFTLVELLVVIAIIGVLIALLLPAVQQAREAARRIECNNKLKQLGLALHNHHDTYGQFPAGALMGDGETTACNTNISRRRPWTVSILPFLELGNLYDRVDLNSDFVCSNAEGPTSGNNRDVWKTNVEAFQCPSYPGSAVDKNHSNYYGVMGGGASGLGNCQSSNVGRRFYINGILFQNSKTNFASITDGSSNTFLVGETRYQLLDGGRSDTHWLGWASTNRGGGSSVTGVLSAAQLAINACGGDCHGDRYDTTFDSAGGSYSVPGGLGQGLHQRTFGSFHPGGCLFLLGDGSVHFLSETMDLTIYQNLAIRDDGNVVSLSN comes from the coding sequence GTGGAACTGCTGGTGGTCATCGCCATCATTGGCGTCTTGATTGCGTTGTTATTGCCTGCCGTGCAACAAGCGCGCGAGGCGGCTCGGCGTATCGAATGCAACAACAAGCTGAAGCAACTCGGACTGGCGCTTCATAACCACCACGACACCTACGGCCAGTTCCCGGCAGGGGCCCTGATGGGTGACGGCGAAACGACCGCATGCAACACAAACATCTCGCGGCGTCGTCCCTGGACCGTTTCGATTTTGCCATTCCTGGAACTGGGCAATTTGTACGATCGCGTCGATTTGAACTCGGACTTCGTTTGCTCGAATGCAGAAGGCCCGACCAGCGGCAACAACCGCGACGTCTGGAAGACCAACGTCGAAGCATTTCAATGCCCTTCCTACCCTGGCAGTGCGGTCGACAAGAATCACTCGAACTATTACGGCGTGATGGGGGGTGGTGCCAGCGGCCTGGGTAATTGCCAGTCGAGCAACGTCGGTCGTCGCTTCTATATCAACGGCATCTTGTTCCAGAACTCGAAAACGAATTTCGCCAGCATCACCGATGGTTCGTCCAACACGTTCCTGGTGGGGGAAACACGCTACCAATTGCTTGATGGCGGTCGTAGCGACACGCATTGGCTCGGCTGGGCTTCGACTAATCGCGGTGGTGGATCCTCGGTCACCGGGGTACTGTCAGCAGCCCAGTTGGCCATCAATGCCTGCGGTGGTGATTGCCACGGCGATCGCTACGACACAACCTTCGACAGCGCCGGCGGTTCCTACAGCGTGCCTGGCGGGCTAGGTCAAGGTTTGCATCAGCGCACGTTCGGCAGCTTTCATCCAGGCGGATGCTTGTTCCTGCTGGGGGACGGCTCGGTTCATTTCCTCAGCGAAACGATGGACCTGACGATTTATCAGAACCTGGCCATTCGCGACGACGGCAACGTGGTTTCGTTGAGTAACTAG